CATTGGCCTCTCCTTTTTTCACCCTCTCTTCTTTCTACATTTTACATAATATTTCCTTTTTTGTAActgtttaaaaatacattttgacaaaaaaaaaaaggttagaaatactacattttaagagagaaagaaaaaggtaaaataGAGTTCGATTATTTACTAAAAGACACTAATTAATTATGTAAGTAATCTTATGTCAGTGGACAGTGGGTCAAATGGTAATTTAGTAAGGGCAAGCATGAATTCTTTTTGATATTGCTGCGGCGTGGGATCAGTCttacagaaaataataattttgaattactaaaattttcaatgtcaATAAAATATCGATTTGCAACTAATCATCGcgttttagaaatgaaaattgGAGATGTTCTTCCAAGTCTTGCACATGCTTCATATTTGGTACAATTTACTAATTTaggcattttatttttatacacgAAACCTTTATTCTCTATATCTCAACATTGTTGGTTTTAGttgtttagttattagttaTTACCTTTGTTATGAAGTTGTTTCCCATTTTCTTAAACTTTATATCTAACATTACTGATTTACCAAACTCAAGTGATACAAGGAATATTTTGTCAGCTTATAGTTTAGAGGAtagaatttaattatattttccaCGAAAATATTAGTGCAATACTATTTTTCATCGTATTAGGACATCTCCAtcattactctattttttttttttaaagtggagtaaaagtgaatatgaaGTAAGAAATGTTTCAatccaatttcatatttcacttcataataaaatttactccataaatggaataatctatttttttgttcatcactctattacGAAGTGAAAAATGGAGTAAGGTTGAATCAATTTTACttcattttcacttttactctatgttggaggaaaaaatagagttacACATTGGAAATGCTCTTAGATCATTCTGCTATTTCTGTTACATCAAAAACGTAATTCGCATTTATTGAGTTTATCATATTAATCCGACGACTAATAAGATATCAGTCGCTTTCTTACTCATCACACGGATGACACAAAAcaatatcaataaataaatattcgaTTTTAGATTCGAGTTTGTCAGTGTTTTGACATGAAATAACACAAGAATTATTGTGTTGCGTTAACTAAGAACAAATTCAACGGTTAGGCTTTAGGTTTTAAGGGAATGAGAACTGTGATGATTCTCCCACGTGTAAGGTTATGCCGTACCAAAATTCGCTCGTGAGAGTTTCGGTCAAGCAAGGAAGGGTAATTTGGGAATTTAGATCAACTGGATTATCACTTCACTGGCCATTTCTTTGTCTCCTTATTACCCAACTCTTTCACAAGCAGACAAAAGACTGACggacaatctttttttttctgttttggtaATCTGACTCTGAATTTAAACTGACAGACAATCTTAATTACGGGTCCTTAatctctctctgtttttctcTTAATCATTCATGGTTTaaacaataattttgttttatattttactcGCTTctattattctattatttacaaaaacaaCATTTACGaagaaaaatactttttaaccATACGTTTTGGtaaaaacacaaaatcaatGTGAGAGTTGCATAGGGACAAAATCACCGACACTGTTCTTCTAGCAGTTTGGAATCTCAAGTTGCGTTTGTGTTTCATCATACAGCAACCACAGTGTTTGGTAGATCGCGCGTTTAAATTTTGTAAtgattctcttctttcttcgtGGCAAGATAGTCTGAGTAGACAGAGACgagagagatagaaagagaCCGAATCTCTGACTTTGACAGTACTTTCTTCTCTCTATCTGGACGGTAGACAAAAGTTGTACAGTTTCGATTTATACATCTcctcctgataaggttttattTAAATCACAACCGTACAAACTTCAAATAACACCACAGGCAACGGCTACGATTAATAAAGAAGATAGCCGACtccaaaaagaaaaggaaaataaataaaacaaatcgtGAAGTAAATGTCAAATCAAAGTTAAAGCAATAGTAGTGGTAATTGGTAAATGATACTCTTGAACAGATATGCGTCATCAGATAAGGCTCCACTTCCAAAAATGATTTAACCTGATTTTGCAACGTGATAACTGATAATTGTTTGTGTTGATTCTTTTGTGTGACACTTTACGATTACTTATCTGGCTTGCTTTTTTGAATACAATCCCTATTGTTGATAATGCCAAGTAAATTTGATTTACTTATGGTTTGGTCGGTGTCACTTATTGCTGGTATTCGGTTGGTTAGTGGCACGTTGGTTCAATCTGGTTGAATAAACTTACATTCTCTTTAAAACCAGTTCAAACTCAAGCATCTAATGTGTATTCTACATTTCTACTTCTGTGAATGGTTGTTGATGTTTCTTTTACTCGATGCCTACAATATTCTTCTTGTTAGGACACTATAGTTTATCGCAAACTACTTTTAAAACTCCTTAATTATATAAAGGTGAGTACTTTACTATTAATCTAACCAAAAGGTGGCGGTCACAAAGTTCTCAACCACAACTCTTATAAAAGTGAAAAagcttcttttgttttctccaATATCATCGAGATGATATAGTGCACCCCAAAGGAATAAGTTAGCTATGTTTAAAAGTTTCGGCTGATGGTCCATGGACTCATAAAATTAAAAGTGGCCCAATAACTAATCAAAGCCATTGAAAATGTATTATTGTAGAACTGGACCATTCCATAAAATCCGCATACATACACTGGCAAGATTGATACAGAAAAGTGACGTTAAATTTAATCGtgaatttgttatttttgggttataaacttataatctTTGTGGGGGCACAAAGAAAATGAATTAGTTAatgattgtttttattttacggTTTAGAAAAGTTAGAATCGATTCTGGACTGACTGATAGAAGACTGTGTTCTTAACTCTTGAGAGATTTGTAGTTGAGTTGCTGAAGTTTTTCATCTGAGCTTTAGAATTCATACATTGTGAGTTCAAATTCGTTATTTCTTCGTGTTATTGATGATGTTTTCTAACATTTACTTTATTTGTTCttgtgttttataatttttttaaaaaaatgtcgAATAAAATTGTAGAAAATGTTAGCCAATATGTAGATTAAGCTGATGTATATAACATGTGTAATTTAAGCATATATGTAAAATATCACTATCATTATCAAGGTCCACAATGTGATCTGGGAAGTCTGGTGGGACAGAACCAAACTGTCTTTTATTCCGTAACAGCTCATTGTTCTCTGTACTTTCTTTTAACTGATCCTcgataaaatacttttttttttaattttgcttTATCTTAGTTAGTATAtagtattactttttttttttttccgtcaataGGTTTTAATATTAAAGGAAACGGGCCAAACCCAGAAACAGATTACATGAAAGCCCAAAATACATAACCAAAGAAACAGGGCCCATCGACTCATACTACAGACCTATCCACTACACGGGCCAAAGGCCCAAACCATCAACGGTTGGACGACGACCGACGCGAAACGTCAAGGAGGCTGAACGCCGGACACGTGGATGCATCTCACCCATCAGAACTGCAGGCGTCACATCCGCCTCGACTTGGCCGTCTCCGCCTCGACTCACCACCGGAATCACCTCACCACAAACAATCTTCAGTCGGAGCTCGAAACCGAAGAGCCTCCACCGAACCCATCTACTTTTTCCACTCTATCTACCCGTCGGAGAGCATCATCGCTCCTCGAGAGCTCCTCCGACAAGGCGACAGCTTGAAAGCTTCACCCCTAGAGCGACAAACAAGAAACCAGTCGATCCCAAATCGAAACCCAGAACTAAAGAACCATGACTAACAAAAACCTAAAGCCGGCGGCGAGAAGCTGAGGAAGCCTTCACACCCCGGGGACTTGAGCCGACGACGGTGAAGCTAAAGACACTTCCACCTCGCGGTAACAAAACCGGCGACGACGGATCTGTGGAAGCTTCCATCTCCCGGGAACGAGATCCATACTACGCGCGTCCTCACCGCACCATCACCTCCAAACCAAACCGCGTCTTCACTCCAAGATCCGACACACCACGGGTGATGATGAAACCAGAGCTCAGACAAGGCGATCGCTGAAGGAGAGGAGGATCGGACAAAACCAGACAAATTGAACTGAAAGACGACGAGCTCCGGCGCCGGCACTCGCGCTTACGCGCCGACCGGACACCGAAGCTCcaagatctactttctctctctctttctcaacgTGTTCGGTTTTAATGTATATAGTATTACTTTACCTAATCATCTTTCCTAATCTTATATTTTGGTACTatatttcttcaaaataaataaagcaaaaatgTTCAAAACTTTTGCTTAATTAGTCCATTTCTATATGTTAACGAATTTAAATAAACTATTCATATCACCAAATCATCACATTTCTGCAGATAGTAGTCATTTTCTACCATATAGCATTTTCCAtgttatctgtttttttttttacttttaccaACGTAACAATATACTTCTTCCATTTCAAATTAAGtgtgagattaaaaaaaattgtgtaataaactaatatatttttatttaatgttgattaactaaataaaaatgtttaaataaaacttaacaAGTCCTCCAAATTGAGTCAACTCACATACAAAAAACAATcaactcaaatattttttttttaattttgcttTATCATAGTTAGTATATAGTATTACTTTACCTAATCAACtcaaattaacatttaattcaaatttagtttttttctttatgctatattttatatttttaaaatgactataaattattaaactattaaaaagtctcatgttaaaaaattatgatcaatggcttaacattttattataacaagatacaCATGATCTTAAAACTATATGAGTAAAACTTCtcatttaaaagatatttaaaataatatatatagtaaactatatatcatataaaatacataaatattttaattaaaaaaaattgtaatgaaatttcaaaacatTTATGAATTAGGAACTTATTACAAGTCCCaaaattttttgttatcaatgattttaaaattttgttacaaaaaaatacgAATGATCATAAAAGAGAAATTAGttgtcaaaaaagaagaagataaattgtcaaaaatatcacattcataataccacttttcatgtttacactaaccactatTACCCTTACTTTCAAAGAGTGAAAAGACATTTATGACCCAAAGGTTAATTAAtttagacttagagtttagtgttggaggtggagtagagtttttggatgtgaaatttaagattttaataaatattttaaaaatactttaaaatacttaaaaaaaaagtttcaaaaagaatttttgattttcaaaaagaatttttgaaaaaaaaagaatttttgaaaaaaaaattcaaaaaaaaattataaaaaatttgaatttgaaaaagtataattcgaaaacataatttttttatttttgtttatttaaataattatttattatacatataaagaatatgagtataaaaatcttttgccacttaatgacgaaaatatttttcaaaatgtctcattagtggtgttaaacatgaataatggtaccaataaagtggtaaacatgaaaatttcccatcataaaaccatatgattataaagtctcatttaatagatagccatattactatatatctatgtcaatatcatttaaatttaattatatataaaatagataaatgtGATTGTTTTAGATTTACTTACCATAAAATTTTAGTAACTAAACAAGagtgatttatttaatttatgtgtttGCACAAATTTGATTATATACTTAATAGTTAATGGTTCCACAATTATtcactatatatttattatttgttattacatagtatgtaaaataaaagagtgtaaaataagtaaaagtatataaagtaaAAGTATACAAAGACGCGTATAAGTGGTTATTATTCAACATGtaaatatttgttaattattattaaatgcaaaaatatgtataatagaGCACTTAATATTTATAACCACGAAATATAACTGTCTTTATAAATTCACTCCACACTAGATGTGGGTTATCATCtagtataatattatagagGAATTAGCTCTCATGATAATAAAGTCGCTTACCTATATAATGTGTTAGAGCATCTATAATGTATAACTccattttttccttcaaaatagagtaaaagtaaaaatggagtaaaattgCTCCAACCTTACTTTATTTTCCACTCCATAATAGAGTGAtggacaaacaaaaaatagattactccataaatgaagtaaatttcattatggagtgagatatgaaGTTAGGTTGGAACATTTTTTACTgcatattcacttttactctattttagagaaaaaaatggagCTAGGATGAAGATATCCTTAATTAACATTTTACCTACTTACCAGTGGCCCAATCAATCTCAGACCAAACTAGACCTGATGTCAAACATTGACCTCACATATTTTGATTTAAACGGCCAACAAATACTCAAGACCCTTCTAAACCAATAATAAACTGACTAAAACCAATAAACTCAACCAACATACAACACACACTCCCCCTCGAATATTCCGGCTGCTGCTTGAACGGTGAGATCCACCAGTACCACGATCACCAGTTTGCATCGGAATCGGAATTAGAGGTCCAATGCCTCCTTTTCCCGTGCTTCCGCCGCGGCCGCCAGGCAATCCTCCACCGCCGCCACCGCCGCCAGGCAATCCTCCACCACTGCCAGGCAATCCTCCACCGCCACGCCAGCCACGCCATCCTGCACCGCCTCCTATTCCGGTGCCACCGCTGCCGCCACGCCAGCCACGCCATCCTCCACCGCTTCCTATTCCGATGCCGCCGCCACGCCAACCAAGCAAGCGATGCCATCCTCCACCACCTTCGTTTTTTATAACTACAACTAATTCTTGATTCTTTCTTTCAAAACCAACAACATCTGGTTTTGTGGCTCTGAGATGAAGACTCTTGTAGTACGTATCAATAGAGGAAGGCTTTGAATTAACGGAAGGAAAATTGTGCTGAagatgaaagattaagagaatgtATAAAACCAACGATGTTTTTCTTAAATCCATTTTCGTTTCGTTTCTGTATCTCCTAACTTTCTTGACTGATATGCAATGTATTTATATACAATTCTGTTTGGATTCTTAActtgcataaaaaaaaacacgtcACTGGTGGTTGCATGTTCCGAAGTATGGTTATAAAGAAACTGCTCTggagatattttatttattcatatatcctattttttattgaatcattatctttatttaattaatatataataaaattttaagcgACATCTAagcaaaaaaagtaaataatatctatataagatttttttgactaaaatatatattaaagattTTGAGATGATCTTAGCCTCTCTAAATTAGTATATGGCATTTTTCCTTGGTCAACTTTCTTAAATAGTCTTTTTTTAGCTTTTGTTTCCTAAACAGTTTTTAAAAGTCAAAATGACTTTATTTAGAAGTGTAATAACAgtgatttcttcatttatatttttacttaaatatttattcaatatataaaatataatatattttgaaagtaTAATACtgaatttaaacatttacactgaaatattaaaattttgatttatattgtaGAAGAGAttattgtttattaattatttttaatatcatgatatatatatatatatatatatatatattaaataaaaaatttccaaTAAGAATCAGAGAAACTCGCTATaatattagttattaaaataataaactaaatataagaaaaaaatgcaattatgatattatatgtagatattgttaatatctatttatgaattaaatttccTGAATACTatgatagtatatatattaaaatatatttttaaaaataatagtatatatatatatatatcataaaataggttaatttttattcatttctttttattatcatgatatatgtgtgtatatatatatatagtaaaataaaattttggttgGTTAGATATTTGTATTGGCCGTACACTATTTAAAGTAGTaataaaatgttgttaaaaaaatttgattgctttgatttatttaccaaaaacatgattgtaaataaacaaaaggtattggttttgatttatgcgtctactctaatgtatatacttttatgcatacaaattattttttaatatatctggtttctaatatgttatttgatcttGACAGttcaagaaataaaaatttttatatcaaagagatttttaatattgaaagcactatatatatatatgttatttcattcaaattaaataattagttttgatttttattcctaaaaggtttttaataaaatgtcaTGACAAGATTCTAATAACcgtctttttattttgtttgaaaaatgagagatttgatactccgtctaatatttgtttctccatAATACCTTATCTAagtattataattgtaagaacaagagatttgaactatttattataagttttctagtttatcatttaataaatcaaacaataagtaacataatttacatatactagaatgatacattattaaatatattttttattggtatACGCTTAAGTAACTAAACCTTAAAAGCgtagattaataaaataaataattttgaaaaaaaaagaatttgtttgCAGTCAATGCTATTAAATGCGGCGACTTTAGGTTGCATGAAAGCTTCGTCAGACGTCCGCTTCCCGTTTCGGAACCGGAAATCCGTGGAAGCTTTCGAAATCTCGGTTCTAATATGTTTCCGAAAACACTTCTTTAACAACATGTTGAAAGCTTACGGTTCCGTTAAGGAATCACGTTTCCATTTTAAAAACTCAGTGTCATGAAtaagtataaaaaaattatatttttattttatattaaactaaaattaatagtattaaaataatggaaatagaaaatatgcaaatatcaaaactacaactataaattatctttgtgcataataatttttaaaaaagatagcGCATATTTATTCAAATATGTTGTGACAGATATTTAtgaactattaaaaataattagtttgataatattttttataagctTAATctgttagtatttttataattaaaatataaaatcaactaaatggaaaattattaaaaatgaataagtaattttttttttattttgaatcatatatttttagtcataattttgtaaaataatttttatgtttatctgtcatatatatatatttatatttggatatacgcttccaacacgtatccgcttcttagtttcttaaaaaaaatctcaattctATGCTTGCATATGATTCTGTTTCCGTGTactcttttttgttttcatgtgacattaatataaaattctatttacaaaataatatactgtcttttacacaaacaaaaagtatttttaagtattagtataccataatatataagaatttaaaCATTACTAACAAAATCtgttgtaatctttttttttaaaacaataactaCACCAAAGACGGTTCCATGAGATATTTTACACTCCAATATAcagtattttctatttttaattatgtggTAATATAAATAAACCAATTAATATTCAATgtcataaattataatatatcagATATTGTTATctctagtttaaaaaaaaacatatattgatGTGGCTCTTTGGATCATGACTCTGCTTAGTTTTATTTAGCCTTttgttgtaagaaaaaaaaacatatgttaaatcTTGAAAGCATCTGcctttataaaatatagaaagttTTTGGCTttttactaaacaaataaattataaattatattaacacTTGAAATTAAACTGTAGCTAAATAATCCTCATTCCTCAGGTCCGGACAAAAGTTATATAAATCCAACATAAGTTATGTGGTTGTAGGTACTAAACAAACACCGAACCTAATTAAATACACTAAAAATATCTAATCACTTTACAAAAGTTCCTGCAGAGAGACTGTGAGCTTCACTCTTCTCCCATGACTGAGATTTCAAACTTCTTTCTCGCATCTCCATTAACAAAACCAATCCAAACCCATCTCGATTCACCCTTCAATCTCACCAAATCAACAATCTTTCTCCTTAATCCCTAAGAAAAATCACACCTTTCGATGACTCTCGCAACTTCCACTTTCTGGGTTCTTTCCTTCTTCACCTTATGGAATCTCTCCTCCTCGGAGCCAATGAACTGCTCCGACACTTCCCGTCTCTGCACTTCCTTCCTCGctttcaaaccaaaccaaaaccaaaccttCTCCATAATCCAAAGCATGTTCGACGCTTTACCCTCCGACATAACCGCCGATGCAGCCTCCGGTGACGTCTACGTTCGAAAGAACTGTTCTTGTCTCACCACGACTCCTCATCAGTACGCAACGAACACGACATTCACGATCAGACAGAACCGGAGCTCCGTCTCCGATGCTGTCGTCTCTGATTACTCTGGTCTCGCGTTTCCACTCAACAGCACCAGAGAGGCTCGTCCCGGGGCGGTTGTGTCTGTGCAGCTTCTCTGTGGCTGCTCGAGTGGTCTCTGGAACTACCTTATGAGCTACGTGACGGTGAAGGGAGACAGTGTTCAGTCTCTCTCGAGCCGGTTTGGTGTTAGTATGGATCGAATCGAGGAAGTTA
This genomic interval from Brassica napus cultivar Da-Ae chromosome A6, Da-Ae, whole genome shotgun sequence contains the following:
- the LOC106349655 gene encoding glycine-rich protein 23-like, coding for MDLRKTSLVLYILLIFHLQHNFPSVNSKPSSIDTYYKSLHLRATKPDVVGFERKNQELVVVIKNEGGGGWHRLLGWRGGGIGIGSGGGWRGWRGGSGGTGIGGGAGWRGWRGGGGLPGSGGGLPGGGGGGGGLPGGRGGSTGKGGIGPLIPIPMQTGDRGTGGSHRSSSSRNIRGGVCVVCWLSLLVLVSLLLV